In Sphaerospermopsis torques-reginae ITEP-024, the genomic window TACTTGAATATCTGTGAGATAACCAAGCACCCCAGCTAAAATAATAAAGTCAAATTTACAAGATGAGATAGGAGTATTACTAAAAAAATCTGGATGAATATTCTCAGCATCAAGACAATAAAAATCTAAATCAGGATATTTATCCTTGGCAATAGCAATTACTGTTTCCGAAAAATCAATACCTACACCTAATTTTGGTTTAGTCGCTGCTAATAAATCTCCAGTACCACATCCTATTTCTAAAACATTACTACCTGATGGGATAATAAAATTATGTAATTTTTGGATATCTTGATAATAATATTTATTGCGACGATTCCACCAATCTAAGTCAAAGGCAATTTTATCAAAATATTGTTTTATTTCTGCTTTGAATGCGTTATTTTTCATGATGATCAAGATTAATTTTTGTAAATGAGTTTCCAACCTTTGACTGTACCCATAATCTCATATTTATTTAAAGTGTTTGTGGGTATCTTAGGAGTTATCCAAGCATAGCTATTATTAGGTAAATCCTGTATTGGTGTTATTTTACCTAATTGTGGCGTATAAAAACTTAGCAACATAAAAGTTTTAGAAATGTCTACTTCTGAATAATTCACAACTTCAGCATCCGATTTATTATTGACCGGGTTATCTACAACAAAGTTAATAGGTTCAACAGCAAGAATTTGATTAATTTTCGGTTGTTGTAGTTCCATTCTTAAAACTGGATTTCTATCACCTAAAACACCTGTAAAACCCAAGGTGGCTATTGTTAAATAAGGAGATATCACCCAAATAGCAAGCCAATATTTATTAGGCAATAATTTACGATTTTTCCAAACAGTATTAATTGCTGCCCAACCTGCACCTAAAATAATACCTAATATACCATATTGCTGGATTTCTGGAGTGAGAGAGATTCCAGGTAATTGAATATTTAAAGTTATTAATAAACCTAAGATTAATAATAAAATACCCAAGGTTGTAAAGGCAGACAATAAATAAGATATGATTTGATTTACTCGTTGTTTGCGAAGTTGATAAATATCTTCAATTCTTGTTAGTGCTACAGATGCAAACAAAGCCATAAATGGTAATATTTGCAAAGGATAATAAGGTGTACGAGTTCTAAAACTACATAATAAAATAAATAAGATAAGTGGATAACCCAGCAACAAAGAAATACGATAATTATCGTCATTGCGAGAAAACCAAATATACAAAAAACCAATGACGCTAAATAATGCCCAAGGAAAGGTATTTAAAGGTATATTCCAAAAATAATAAAATCTGCCTGGGTTGTATGTGTCATCAGCAGATAAATAAAGCAATTTCCCAAATAAATCTGTGACAGGAAATAAACTATTATATTTCAGACAACTCAATATTAACCAAATGATTACAGGGATAAACCCAATAATTAAACCTAAATAAATACCGATATTTTTTAAATGCTGATGTTGTTTATTCCTGAAGATTAAATAAGGGACAATTGCTACTCCTGGTAAAATAATCATGAAACTTTTAATCATAAATCCTAAACCAAAAGTAGAACCTGCTAAAATTCCCCAGAGGATTTTTTGCTGTTTCTGCTGAGTTCCTAATTCTTCAGCACGTAATAAAGCCCAAATTCCCAGTAGTTCCACACAAACTAATGGAGTATTTTGAGTTGCAGAACGTCCTTCAAATATCCATATTGGCATTAAACATAGAATTATTGCTGCTAAAAAAGCAACTTGGCGATTTAAGAGAATTTTACCAATTTGATATGTCAGAATAACGCTAATAATACAGCTAATAATGCTAGGTAAACGGGCGCTAAATTCGTTGATGCCAAATATCTGATAAGTTAAAGCTATTAACCATTGGATACCAACCGTGCGATCATAATTAGGTGTACCCCACCATTGGGGTGTTAACCAGTCTTGTGTTTCTAACATCCATCGCGCTTGCATCGCATAGTAACCTTCATCATGTGCCAATAAACTATTATTACCATTACTCGCAAGTAACAATAATGCACTTAATAGTAGTAAACTTATTTCTGGATATTTATTAACAACACTGGATAACTTTGGTTGCACCATTGCCGCATAGCCCTGTAACTTATGATATTGTAGATTTTAATACGCTATTTAAGAAACAAGGCAAATTATACCACTGTTCGCTGCTGTTGCTATCCAATTGTCAAAGTTCAGTATTTAAAGTTCAATTTAGGTGATATGAAAAACAGATTAATTAAACCTAGTCCGTAGCAGGAAGATGATATTTTCTTATTTGTTAAAAATCAATCAAATGTTTTCACCTAAGTAAAATGCTCCGAACACAAAAAAACATTAACTGGATATTACCCTTTATTATTTGTGGTGCATTTATTTTTTGCGCTGCTGTGGGAATGCTGATAGATATAGATGCTTTTCATAAATTCTTCTCAGTAACCCAAATAACTAGAGAAATTCCTCCTCAATTACCTCATAAAAGTTATTATTGGGATGTTTTACATTATGCGGAAATGGCTATTAAACCCAGTTGCAAAGCATTTTATCCCCTGTGGCCATTTCTTATTCGTAATCTCTTTCATCCCCAAACTATAGAACAAGCAGCACATTATTTTTTGATTGTTGGTAGTGGTATATTTTTAATTACTAATTTTTTACTATTTTGGGTGATAAAAACTGCGTTAAATCGCACAACTTTAGCCTTCATCATAATGTTAGCCTATACTGTTAACCCAATGGCAATATTTAGGGTAATCGGCTACACAGAAAGTATATTTTCCTTGTTTGGTACGTTATTTATCTGGCTGTGTTTACCCAAAAATAAAATTAATCAAAACCTCAAACTTGGTTTTTTATTCATCATCACATTTTTGATGAGTTTAACTAGACCTATATTAATTCAAGGATTTTTTGCCACCACATTAACTTTAATAACTATTATTGGTTTAGAAATGCTGAGAATCAAGAGATATTCTTGGAATAATTTATTAATTAATCTGCAAAAATATCATCTGGAAATTAAAACAACTGTTACTATTTGGGTGGCCTCTTTATTGGGTTATGCTGTTTATGGTAGCTATTGTCTCCAAACTAGAGGTAATTTTTTTGCCCCTTTTGATGATCAAAGTCTTTGGGGTAAGAAATTAGGTATTCATTTAGAACTTCTACTATTTCCAAAATCACCTTTAGTTGATATTATAGGTTTTTACCTGCCTTTGATGATTTTGTTATTGTCTCTTATTTTTACATATTCTAAATATACACAAAAACAGAATATTATATTAGTGCCAAGATATAGGATTTGGTGGAGTGTTCTTTATTTATATCCACCTCTTTTAATTTTAATATATGGATTTAATTTTCTCAAACTAATGAAGAATAAAATCAATCCCTCTCAAATCAAGGTTCAAGATTATGCTAATAATTTATCAGTTAACTATATATTTTGGTTTTGCGTGTATTTTACAACTGCTCATTCATTAATTCAATTTCTTACTTATGATCGTTTACTAAGCTTAGGTAGATATATCTTTGCTACTCCATTCTTTTTCCTTGCTTTGGGATATCTATATCGCTGTATTCCTGGTAAAGTGAAATATCAAACTTTGTTATTCGTGAGTTTGATTTCTGCTTTCATGTTAGTAGAACAATGGATTAAATATGGTCAAGATAAATGGTTAGGTTAATTCATGAACTTACTCACAATATTTATCTATTTGAACATCATCACCTGTGCCTTCGCTCTCAAAACCATAAGCATCTCTAACTAAATACAAAGGTCGTCCTTTAACTTCTTCATAAATACGCCCAATGTATTCACCAATAATACCTAAATTAATCAATTGAATGCCCCCCACAAACAATATTGTCACCATTAAAGAAGCATATCCAGGAACATCTATGCCAAAAATTAAGGTGCGAATAATTAAATAAGCAGCATATAAAAACGCAACTAAGGATATGAAACAGCCGATATAAGTCCATATTCTTAAAGGCATTGAACTAAAGGAAGTAATACCATCAAGAGCAAAATTCCAAAGACTCCAATAATTCCATTTTGTCAGTCCTTGATAACGTGGAGAACGATCATAAATAATGGCGGTTTGTTTATAACCTACCCAAGAAAACAAACCTTTCATAAAGCGTGTTCTTTCAGGTAATTTTTTAATCGCTTCTACCACGCGACGATCCATTAACCTAAAATCTCCAGTATTACGGGGTATGGGAATACTGCTGTATCTTGCCATAATTAGGTAAAAATTATCAGCAGTAAACCTTTTTAACCAACTTTCTCCCCAACGATAACGACGAGTTGCATATACTACATCATACCCCTCTTGCCATTTTTCAATTAACTGTTCAATTAATTCCGGTGGATCTTGAAGATCCGCATCAATGGGGATAACTGCATCCCCTGTAGTATAATCAATACCAGCAGTTAAAGCTATTTCTTTACCAAAGTTACGGGATAAGTTAACTACCTTAATTGCTGGATTACGATTATAATGTTGTATTAAATATTCAAGGGTATTATCTTTACTGCCATCATTTACACATATAATTTCATATTCTATATTAAGATTTTCAATTACTTGTTCCAGTCTTGTAAATAATTGATCAATATTAACTTCTTCATTGTAAAAAGGAATTACTACGGAGATTTTCATATTTTCTGATTCAATTTAAACAATAAGCTGAAATTTATACTAAATTATTTTATAATATATTTGTCATTTTTCATACAAAATATAATTTCAATATACAAAGGTAATACCAGTGTCACCCCAAGAACTTAGTTTACTTCTCTTCTCAGTCCTCATCAGTGTTGCTGGACAATTTCTCTTAAAAATGGGAGCAATAAAATTAGGAAAAGTTCATGTAGGTAACATTATTAATCTCATCCTCAATCCATCAAATCAATTATCACCGTGAATCAGCCCATCGACTCCCTAGTTATCCCCATTTACAACGAAGAAGAAAATATCAAAGAAATGTATCCGCAGTCCTACTCATGTCATGGCATTAGCAACTATAAATGGTCAAGATAAGTGGATGGGTTAAAATATGCAATAACTACCAAATTACATCAACAGGGTATTGCATAATCTGACTATCTACAGTTAAAATTGGCATTTTTTCCACCTGACTTTGGGCAATAATAATCCTATCAAATGGATCACGATGTAAATCAGGTAAATTTACTACTTGTAAAGCATGAACCATTTGAATTGGTAAACTCTGGAAACGATTTATTTTTAACCGACTAGGAATATATATTTCTGGAGGTTCAGGTAAACTTAGTTTTCCTAAACGTACTTTAATCACAATTTCCCACGCACTTGCAGAACTTAAAAATAACTCATTACTAGGAT contains:
- a CDS encoding ArnT family glycosyltransferase, whose product is MVQPKLSSVVNKYPEISLLLLSALLLLASNGNNSLLAHDEGYYAMQARWMLETQDWLTPQWWGTPNYDRTVGIQWLIALTYQIFGINEFSARLPSIISCIISVILTYQIGKILLNRQVAFLAAIILCLMPIWIFEGRSATQNTPLVCVELLGIWALLRAEELGTQQKQQKILWGILAGSTFGLGFMIKSFMIILPGVAIVPYLIFRNKQHQHLKNIGIYLGLIIGFIPVIIWLILSCLKYNSLFPVTDLFGKLLYLSADDTYNPGRFYYFWNIPLNTFPWALFSVIGFLYIWFSRNDDNYRISLLLGYPLILFILLCSFRTRTPYYPLQILPFMALFASVALTRIEDIYQLRKQRVNQIISYLLSAFTTLGILLLILGLLITLNIQLPGISLTPEIQQYGILGIILGAGWAAINTVWKNRKLLPNKYWLAIWVISPYLTIATLGFTGVLGDRNPVLRMELQQPKINQILAVEPINFVVDNPVNNKSDAEVVNYSEVDISKTFMLLSFYTPQLGKITPIQDLPNNSYAWITPKIPTNTLNKYEIMGTVKGWKLIYKN
- a CDS encoding mannosyltransferase codes for the protein MLRTQKNINWILPFIICGAFIFCAAVGMLIDIDAFHKFFSVTQITREIPPQLPHKSYYWDVLHYAEMAIKPSCKAFYPLWPFLIRNLFHPQTIEQAAHYFLIVGSGIFLITNFLLFWVIKTALNRTTLAFIIMLAYTVNPMAIFRVIGYTESIFSLFGTLFIWLCLPKNKINQNLKLGFLFIITFLMSLTRPILIQGFFATTLTLITIIGLEMLRIKRYSWNNLLINLQKYHLEIKTTVTIWVASLLGYAVYGSYCLQTRGNFFAPFDDQSLWGKKLGIHLELLLFPKSPLVDIIGFYLPLMILLLSLIFTYSKYTQKQNIILVPRYRIWWSVLYLYPPLLILIYGFNFLKLMKNKINPSQIKVQDYANNLSVNYIFWFCVYFTTAHSLIQFLTYDRLLSLGRYIFATPFFFLALGYLYRCIPGKVKYQTLLFVSLISAFMLVEQWIKYGQDKWLG
- a CDS encoding glycosyltransferase family 2 protein codes for the protein MKISVVIPFYNEEVNIDQLFTRLEQVIENLNIEYEIICVNDGSKDNTLEYLIQHYNRNPAIKVVNLSRNFGKEIALTAGIDYTTGDAVIPIDADLQDPPELIEQLIEKWQEGYDVVYATRRYRWGESWLKRFTADNFYLIMARYSSIPIPRNTGDFRLMDRRVVEAIKKLPERTRFMKGLFSWVGYKQTAIIYDRSPRYQGLTKWNYWSLWNFALDGITSFSSMPLRIWTYIGCFISLVAFLYAAYLIIRTLIFGIDVPGYASLMVTILFVGGIQLINLGIIGEYIGRIYEEVKGRPLYLVRDAYGFESEGTGDDVQIDKYCE
- a CDS encoding type II toxin-antitoxin system VapC family toxin translates to MKVLLDTHAFIWWVTDDLQLSSTAYKIITDPSNELFLSSASAWEIVIKVRLGKLSLPEPPEIYIPSRLKINRFQSLPIQMVHALQVVNLPDLHRDPFDRIIIAQSQVEKMPILTVDSQIMQYPVDVIW